The proteins below are encoded in one region of Lactuca sativa cultivar Salinas chromosome 3, Lsat_Salinas_v11, whole genome shotgun sequence:
- the LOC111884040 gene encoding F-box/LRR-repeat protein At3g59200 has protein sequence MDSVLDEPVVDTETDRLSSLPHDLIHHILSFMDMKYAVQTCVLSSKWKFIWTTLTHIKFSTSEFQQLGQFIRFARHVIANRNDQTDVSSLEFNFDGTLSQILVKVLLNYVVSHNIRNLNISTFERDRKLPNCIFESQSLKHFTLKNIHEDYCIAPQYPWDLPNLTTLHLNDFVISDGRNENHEYLDLFSKCVNLKKLSITECYMSEVKVFKVSAPRLEDLTITDCFLNKLFISAPNLSSFVYGGECPLCLLTNGFQNLEKVDLHLPMPNPLSDFKKEDAFQLLKVLKEFHSTKFINLYSDVIQGLSMNPDVLLYQPSPFNNLKHLNIRQVSHKGKYSMLMVPNHVKNYFLYSSPNATITTEVPKIKELGIGSYYEADQIINFDI, from the exons ATGGATTCTGTCCTCGATGAACCTGTGGTTGATACAGAAACCGATAGATTAAGCAGCTTACCTCACGATCTTATTCATCATATTCTCTCTTTCATGGACATGAAATACGCTGTTCAAACATGCGTCTTATCTTCAAAATGGAAGTTCATCTGGACTACCCTTACTCATATCAAATTCTCAACTTCCGAATTCCAACAATTAGGTCAATTTATAAGATTCGCAAGACACGTTATAGCTAATCGCAATGATCAAACCGATGTTTCCTCACTTGAGTTCAATTTCGATGGAACACTCAGCCAGATTCTCGTCAAAGTTCTTCTAAATTACGTGGTATCTCACAACATTCGCAACCTAAACATCTCCACTTTCGAAAGAGACAGAAAACTCCCAAATTGTATCTTCGAATCCCAATCCCTCAAACACTTCACCCTAAAAAACATCCATGAAGATTACTGCATCGCACCTCAGTATCCTTGGGATCTTCCAAATCTAACCACTTTACATCTCAACGACTTCGTAATTTCTGATGGAAGAAATGAAAACCATGAGTATCTTGATCTGTTCTCCAAATGTGTAAATTTGAAGAAACTGAGTATCACCGAGTGTTACATGTCGGAAGTGAAGGTTTTTAAGGTTTCAGCTCCAAGACTTGAGGATCTGACTATAACGGATTGTTTCCTTAACAAGCTTTTCATCTCAGCACCTAATCTCTCATCTTTTGTCTATGGTGGTGAGTGCCCTTTGTGTCTTTTAACAAATGGTTTCCAGAATCTAGAGAAAGTGGATCTTCATCTCCCTATGCCAAATCCACTTTCTGATTTTAAAAAGGAAGATGCTTTCCAGCTTTTAAAGGTGCTCAAGGAGTTCCATAGTACCAAATTTATTAATCTTTACTCAGATGTCATTCAG GGGTTATCCATGAATCCGGATGTACTATTATATCAACCTTCACCATTCAACAACTTGAAGCATTTAAATATACGCCAAGTGTCTCACAAAGGGAAATATTCCATGTTAATGGTTCCTAATCATGTCAAAAACTACTTCCTTTATAGCTCTCCAAATGCCACTATTACAACCGAAGTGCCTAAG ATCAAAGAACTAGGTATTGGATCTTATTATGAGGCAGATCAAATAATCAATTTCGATATTTGA